In Pseudonocardia sp. C8, one genomic interval encodes:
- a CDS encoding GntR family transcriptional regulator, with amino-acid sequence MSTEGQEARVDRSDARPLHVQIRDILHGQIRNQILVPGDTLPTEDELQQRFGVSRSVVRQALASLADLGLIRRQRGRGSVVTAAPALRRFVNRVGGLDEQAAAQGQHLHTHILRLEAAATPKEARAALGTTRSWEIERVRHLEQVPVIYERHWVPRDLFPHFTADLLEGASLNALMRDHGYPVAGGPRQVQAVAAEPDVAQALDVNVGSPLLLLEGVTQDVHGRGLDWFHVWHRANTVFDVDARIPAATPIPQERIVQLRKLVSHMESALAELEAGNAR; translated from the coding sequence GTGTCAACCGAGGGGCAGGAAGCCCGGGTCGACCGCAGCGACGCTCGACCGCTGCACGTGCAGATCCGCGACATCCTGCACGGGCAGATCAGGAACCAGATCCTCGTCCCCGGGGACACGCTCCCCACCGAGGACGAGCTCCAGCAGCGGTTCGGGGTCTCGCGCAGCGTCGTCCGACAAGCTCTCGCGAGCCTCGCCGACCTCGGCCTGATCCGTCGGCAGCGGGGCCGCGGAAGCGTCGTCACCGCGGCCCCCGCCCTGCGGCGGTTCGTGAACCGGGTCGGCGGTCTCGACGAGCAGGCCGCTGCCCAGGGACAGCACCTACACACACACATCCTCCGGCTCGAGGCCGCGGCAACACCGAAGGAGGCCCGAGCGGCGCTCGGCACCACCCGCAGCTGGGAGATCGAGCGCGTCCGTCACCTCGAGCAGGTCCCGGTCATCTACGAGCGGCACTGGGTGCCGCGCGACCTGTTCCCCCACTTCACCGCGGACCTGCTCGAGGGAGCGTCGCTCAACGCCCTCATGCGCGACCACGGCTACCCCGTGGCCGGCGGCCCGAGGCAGGTGCAGGCGGTCGCGGCCGAGCCGGACGTCGCCCAGGCGCTCGACGTGAACGTCGGATCCCCGTTGCTACTCCTCGAAGGCGTCACCCAGGACGTCCACGGCCGGGGCCTGGATTGGTTCCACGTCTGGCACCGCGCCAACACCGTGTTCGACGTCGACGCACGGATCCCGGCCGCGACACCTATTCCACAGGAACGCATCGTCCAACTGCGGAAGTTGGTCAGTCATATGGAATCCGCTCTCGCGGAACTGGAAGCAGGGAACGCTCGCTGA